From Nocardioides faecalis:
CCTCCCTCGCCGACTTCTTCGTCTCCGACGGCTTCGGCGTGGTCCACCGCAAGCAGGCCAGCGTGTACGACGTCGCGAAGCGACTGCCGTCCGCGATGGGTGGTCTCGTGGCCACCGAGATCGACGTGCTCCGCCGGCTGACCGTCGACCCTGAGCGTCCGTACGTGGTGGTCCTGGGCGGCTCCAAGGTCTCCGACAAGCTGGGGGTCATCGACAACCTGCTCGGCAAGGCCGACCGGCTGCTGATCGGCGGCGGCATGGTCTTCACCTTCCTCAAGGCAGCCGGCCACGAGGTGGGCAACAGCCTCCTCGAGGCCGACCAGCTCGACACCGTGCGGGCCTACCAGCAGCGCGCCGCCGAGCTGGGCGTCGAGATCGTGCTGCCCACCGACATCGTGGTGGCAGACAGCTTCGGCGACGAGGCCTCCGCGCGGGTCGTGCCTGCCGACGCCATCCCGGCCGAGACGATGGGCCTCGACATCGGGCCCGACTCCGGCGCGGCCTTCGCCGCGGCTCTGGCCGACGCCCGCACCGTCTTCTGGAACGGCCCGATGGGCGTCTTCGAGAAGCCGGCCTTCGCCGAGGGCACCCGGGCGGTCGCGCAGGCGCTGACCGAGGTCGACGGCCTCTCGGTGGTCGGTGGCGGCGACTCCGCCGCCGCGGTCCGCGCGCTCGGCTTCGACGAGGCCGCCTTCGGCCACATCTCCACCGGCGGCGGCGCCAGCCTGGAGTACCTGGAGGGCAAGGAGCTCCCGGGGATCACCGTGCTGGAAGGGAAGGCCTGAGATGGCGGCCAAGCGCACTGCGTCCGGCAGCGGCCGGACCCCGCTGATGGCGGGCAACTGGAAGATGAACCTGAACCACGCGGAGGCCGTGGTCCTGGTGCAGAAGCTGGCCTGGACGCTCTCGGACAAGCGGCACGACTACGGCAAGGTCGAGGTGGCGGTTATCCCGCCGTTCACCGACATCCGCTCGGTGCAGACGCTCGTCGACGGCGACCGCCTCTCCATCCGGTACGGCGCCCAGGACGTCTCCCAGCACGCGTCCGGCGCCTACACCGGCGAGATCTCCGCCGCGATGTTGACCAAGCTGGGCTGCAGCTACGTGGTGGTCGGGCACTCCGAGCGCCGGCAGTACCACGGCGAGACCGACGCGGTGGTCAACGCCAAGGCGAAGGCCGCGCTCGGCGCCGGCATGACGCCGATCGTGTGCGTCGGCGAGGGGTTGGAGGTCCGCCAGTCCGGCGAGCACGTCGCCCACACCACGGCCCAGGTCGCGGGGTCGCTGGCCGGTCTCGACGCCGACCAGGTCGCTGGGCTGGTCATCGCCTACGAGCCGGTCTGGGCGATCGGCACCGGCGAGGTCGCCACGCCGGACGACGCGCAGGAGGTCTGCGCGGCGATCCGTGCCCACGTCGCCGAGTCCTTCGGGGCGGAGGCGGCGGCCGGCGTCCGGGTCCTCTACGGCGGTTCGGTGAAGGCCGGCAACGTCGCTGGGATCATGGCCAAGGAGGACGTGGACGGCGCCCTGGTCGGTGGCGCGAGCCTCGACGTGGACGAGTTCGGCGGAATCTGCCGGTTCTACGACATGCCGGTGCTGTCCTGACCCTGGCCCTGCCGTAGGATTCCGCGCGTGTTGACTACCGCTCTCACCGTGCTGCTCGTCCTGACCAGCCTGATCCTGATCCTGCTCGTGCTGCTGCACAAGGGTCGGGGCGGCGGTCTGTCCGACATGTTCGGCGGTGGCGTCTCGAGCTCGCTCGGGGGTTCGTCGATCGCGGAGCGCAACCTCGACCGGTTCACGGTCGGCATGGGCGTGATCTGGTTCGCGTGCGTCATCGCGCTCGGTCTCCTCCTGGCCTACCAGAGCTGACCACCCGTACTGATCGACGACCGGTCCGCCGCAGGCGCGGACCGACCTGAGGCTTGAGGAGAGACCGTTGGCTGGTGGTGGGAACGCGATCCGCGGGAGTCGCGTCGGCGCAGGACCGATGGGCGAGGCGGAGCGCGGCGAGGCCGCGCCGCGCCAGGTGGTCACCTACTTCTGTGCGAACCTGCACCGCTCGGTGATCACGTTCGCCGTCGAGGCGACCGCGCCGGAGTCGTGGGACTGCCCCAAGTGCGGGCTGCCCGCCGGGCTGGACTCGGAGAACGCGCCGCCGGCGCCGAAGAACGAGCCCTACAAGACCCACCTCGCCTACGTGAAGGAGCGCCGCTCCGACAAGGAGGCCGAGGTCATCCTCGACGAGGCGATCAAGCTGCTGCGCTCGCGCCGCAAGTCGGGCGAGGTCATCTTCTAGCACCTCCGGGCGCCGGACGGCGCCCGAGACGCCCTTCGGGATCCCCGATTCAGGGCATTCCCCCGCCTGGGTTCGCCGGTAGAAACAGGACCTGGCGACGCGGGTCGCTCAGGGGGTGTGACGGCGATGCGTCGTGTGTGGGTGGCAGTGCTCGGGGCGACGGTTCTCGCGTCGGGGTTGTTCGCTGCGCCATCGGCGAGCGCCTCGGACACCGGGCATGCGGCCCCGCAGCCGGGGCAGGTGGTCAGCGCCGCCCCGGCGTCGTTCACGCCGCACGTGATGGACGGCGAGGTCCTCACGATGACCCGGGTCGGCGACCTGATCCTCGTCGGGGGACGGTTCACGCGCGTCCGGCAAGCGGGCAGCAGCACCGACATCCCGCGACGGAACCTGTTCGCGTTCCACGTCCGCACCGGCCAGGTGAGCGCGACGTTCGCGCCGAA
This genomic window contains:
- a CDS encoding phosphoglycerate kinase, producing MTTDNGLSPDFLNGVSGKRVLVRSDLNVPLEEVDGQKRITDDGRIRASLPTIQALAGAGAKVIVTAHLGRPKGAPDPAYSLAPVAVRLGELLGSDVAFATDTVGESAHEVVAGLADGQVALLENVRFNPGETSKDDDERGAFADQLASLADFFVSDGFGVVHRKQASVYDVAKRLPSAMGGLVATEIDVLRRLTVDPERPYVVVLGGSKVSDKLGVIDNLLGKADRLLIGGGMVFTFLKAAGHEVGNSLLEADQLDTVRAYQQRAAELGVEIVLPTDIVVADSFGDEASARVVPADAIPAETMGLDIGPDSGAAFAAALADARTVFWNGPMGVFEKPAFAEGTRAVAQALTEVDGLSVVGGGDSAAAVRALGFDEAAFGHISTGGGASLEYLEGKELPGITVLEGKA
- the tpiA gene encoding triose-phosphate isomerase → MAAKRTASGSGRTPLMAGNWKMNLNHAEAVVLVQKLAWTLSDKRHDYGKVEVAVIPPFTDIRSVQTLVDGDRLSIRYGAQDVSQHASGAYTGEISAAMLTKLGCSYVVVGHSERRQYHGETDAVVNAKAKAALGAGMTPIVCVGEGLEVRQSGEHVAHTTAQVAGSLAGLDADQVAGLVIAYEPVWAIGTGEVATPDDAQEVCAAIRAHVAESFGAEAAAGVRVLYGGSVKAGNVAGIMAKEDVDGALVGGASLDVDEFGGICRFYDMPVLS
- the secG gene encoding preprotein translocase subunit SecG; translation: MTTALTVLLVLTSLILILLVLLHKGRGGGLSDMFGGGVSSSLGGSSIAERNLDRFTVGMGVIWFACVIALGLLLAYQS
- a CDS encoding RNA polymerase-binding protein RbpA, with the protein product MAGGGNAIRGSRVGAGPMGEAERGEAAPRQVVTYFCANLHRSVITFAVEATAPESWDCPKCGLPAGLDSENAPPAPKNEPYKTHLAYVKERRSDKEAEVILDEAIKLLRSRRKSGEVIF